In Oscillospiraceae bacterium, the following are encoded in one genomic region:
- the lon gene encoding endopeptidase La: MVKYTEKLTSFTLPVIAMRGMVVFPDMPTGFEATREISVAAIEKALESDKKIFIVTQIDSSVDIPEQKDLYKIGTIAVIKQALKLPDKQYRLIVEGVARAEMTELHKYENGELYADVIKKAIALDDNGGIRGEALIKNAIDRLNTYLKFAPKLSKEATVAINAISDPGLFSDFIAANVLFKYEDKQEILEEFDPIKRAELISLILESEIDILKLEEDINKKVHDRMDKSQRDYFLREQLHVIREELGNTEPEEESDELYDEIVKKKLPKAVEDRLLKENEKLSKMAFGSAEATVIKNYIDACLELPWTKKTKDRLDIKSAEKILNEDHDGLIDVKKRIIEFLAVKQLAPELKTQIICLVGAPGVGKTSICASIARAMKRKYVRISLGGIRDEAEIRGHRKTYIGSMPGRIVNALTQAGSLNPVVVLDEIDKLAYDGHGDPASALLEVLDGEQNHAFRDHFIEIPVDLSDCMFIATANTTETIPRALLDRMEIISIKGYTASEKISIAKNHIIPKQVKRHGLNRRILKFTDASITEIIEYYTREQGVRNLEREIAKICRRAAKKIVSGEAQTLTIESADIINYLEKRKYKKDKIEKLPQIGVVNGLAWTESGGELLKVEVLTMPGTGKLELTGMLGDVMKESAHAAISLIRKNAEAFGIKDTNFYNKTDIHIHFPEGAVPKDGPSAGVSMTCALVSALSEMPVRTDIAMTGEITLTGNVLAIGGLREKCSAAYANGMKKIIIPIENLDDLDEVDEEVKQNVEFIPADSIFDVLRVALCGFKELESASETKVKAPSATDFENTNISISEIRVPVNITGMRS, translated from the coding sequence ATGGTTAAATATACAGAAAAATTAACAAGCTTTACTCTCCCTGTAATTGCAATGCGAGGAATGGTAGTATTTCCTGATATGCCGACAGGATTCGAAGCTACGAGAGAAATATCTGTCGCAGCTATTGAAAAAGCGCTGGAATCGGACAAAAAAATATTTATAGTGACACAAATTGATTCTTCTGTAGATATTCCTGAACAAAAGGATCTATATAAAATCGGCACAATTGCAGTAATAAAACAAGCTTTAAAACTTCCGGATAAGCAATACCGTCTTATCGTGGAAGGAGTTGCTCGCGCAGAAATGACGGAGCTTCATAAGTATGAAAACGGAGAATTGTACGCCGATGTAATCAAAAAAGCGATAGCGCTTGATGATAACGGCGGTATCCGCGGAGAAGCTTTAATTAAAAACGCAATAGACAGGCTTAATACATATCTAAAATTTGCTCCGAAGCTTTCAAAAGAGGCGACTGTCGCTATAAACGCAATTAGCGATCCGGGGTTATTTTCGGATTTTATCGCCGCTAATGTGTTGTTTAAATATGAAGACAAACAAGAAATTCTTGAGGAATTCGACCCGATAAAACGCGCGGAGTTGATTTCTCTTATTTTGGAATCAGAGATTGATATACTAAAGCTCGAAGAGGACATAAACAAAAAGGTCCATGATCGGATGGATAAAAGTCAGCGCGATTATTTTCTCCGTGAGCAGCTTCATGTTATAAGAGAAGAACTTGGAAATACCGAACCTGAAGAAGAATCCGATGAGCTTTACGATGAAATAGTAAAAAAGAAGCTGCCGAAAGCTGTTGAAGACCGTCTTTTAAAAGAAAATGAAAAGCTTTCAAAGATGGCGTTTGGTTCAGCGGAAGCCACCGTTATTAAAAATTATATAGACGCATGTCTTGAATTGCCTTGGACAAAGAAAACCAAAGACAGACTTGATATAAAATCCGCGGAAAAAATATTGAATGAAGATCATGACGGTTTAATCGACGTCAAGAAAAGAATCATTGAATTTCTTGCTGTAAAACAGCTTGCTCCTGAACTGAAGACACAGATCATCTGCCTTGTCGGAGCGCCTGGAGTCGGTAAAACATCAATATGCGCTTCAATAGCAAGAGCTATGAAAAGAAAATATGTGCGTATATCTCTGGGAGGTATTCGTGATGAAGCGGAAATACGCGGACATAGAAAAACGTATATAGGTAGTATGCCAGGTAGAATAGTAAACGCTTTGACGCAAGCCGGTTCTTTGAATCCGGTTGTTGTACTTGATGAAATTGATAAGCTTGCATATGACGGTCACGGAGATCCCGCGTCGGCTTTGCTTGAGGTATTGGACGGTGAACAGAATCACGCGTTCAGAGATCATTTTATTGAAATACCGGTTGACCTTTCGGATTGTATGTTTATTGCAACAGCAAATACTACTGAGACCATTCCAAGAGCATTGCTCGATAGAATGGAAATTATTAGCATTAAGGGTTACACTGCGTCGGAAAAAATATCAATAGCAAAAAACCATATAATTCCTAAGCAGGTTAAGCGTCATGGGTTGAATCGAAGGATTTTAAAATTCACAGATGCGTCGATTACAGAAATAATCGAGTATTACACAAGAGAGCAAGGCGTCAGAAATCTTGAAAGAGAGATAGCTAAGATATGCCGCCGTGCCGCAAAAAAGATTGTTTCGGGCGAGGCTCAGACATTGACTATTGAGTCTGCTGACATAATCAATTATCTTGAAAAAAGAAAATATAAAAAAGATAAGATTGAAAAGCTTCCGCAGATCGGTGTTGTAAATGGACTTGCGTGGACAGAATCCGGCGGCGAATTGCTTAAAGTCGAAGTTTTGACCATGCCCGGTACCGGTAAGCTTGAGCTAACGGGTATGCTCGGAGATGTTATGAAGGAATCGGCTCACGCTGCGATAAGTCTTATTAGGAAAAATGCCGAAGCGTTCGGAATTAAGGATACAAATTTTTATAATAAGACTGACATACATATTCATTTTCCCGAAGGAGCGGTGCCAAAGGACGGGCCGAGCGCAGGAGTATCTATGACCTGTGCGCTTGTATCGGCTCTTTCCGAAATGCCCGTAAGAACCGACATCGCAATGACAGGCGAAATAACGCTCACTGGAAATGTGCTTGCTATAGGCGGTCTCAGAGAAAAGTGCTCGGCTGCTTATGCAAACGGAATGAAGAAAATAATAATTCCCATCGAAAACCTTGATGATCTTGATGAAGTCGACGAAGAAGTTAAACAAAATGTTGAATTTATTCCGGCAGATAGCATTTTCGATGTGTTGAGAGTTGCATTATGCGGTTTCAAAGAATTAGAAAGCGCATCTGAAACAAAAGTAAAAGCGCCTTCAGCTACTGATTTTGAAAATACGAATATAAGTATTTCAGAAATAAGAGTACCTGTTAATATTACAGGCATGCGAAGCTGA
- a CDS encoding beta-galactosidase family protein: MKKDLCIKNGSFYLDDDPFIIRSGSIHYFRVFPEYWKERLLQLKSCGMNTVETYSCWNLHEPQKGCFDFSGMLDLKKFIEAASEVGLYVILRPGPYICAEWDFGGFPAWLLKDENIRLRCNSEPYMTHVRDYLNKYCDLIHDSLYSRGGNVIALQIENEYGSFGNDKSYLAALKELYLKNGIDTFFFTSDGPVRLSFQGGSLPEVYETANFGSNAKAAFDELKRFRPDDPPMCTEFWDGWFDHWAIDAPHHTRDTESFGKEVADMLDANASFNFYMFHGGTNFGFMNGANYDGKYMPTVTSYDYDSIISEWGGYTEKYTKLCSLMKERTKVKLPERPAEHKRRAYGEIILDRAKPFLSCFKDISGFHHSSFPDSMEKYDQNTGYIVYEKRLCGPHTGGELSFGDIRDRAYIFADGKLLKTIYRNDEEQNKHLKLPEIPESGLLITIVTENMGRVNYGSGIYDRKGIIGGIKLDYQYQFEWDVYTCPMTDIPDDGYIPSSELSADMLPAFMKGTLFLNDAPDGHTFIKTEGFKKGIVFVNGFNLGRYFDVGPTKTLFLPEALLKKGENDIVVFEQEGIGNAKRSSQGYPICESVDTPRL, from the coding sequence ATGAAAAAAGATCTTTGTATTAAAAACGGTTCGTTTTATCTCGATGATGATCCATTTATAATCAGATCCGGTTCAATTCATTATTTTCGCGTGTTTCCCGAATACTGGAAAGAACGGCTGTTACAGCTGAAATCCTGCGGAATGAATACCGTGGAGACATATTCATGCTGGAATCTGCATGAGCCACAAAAGGGCTGTTTCGATTTTTCAGGAATGCTTGATTTGAAAAAATTTATTGAAGCGGCATCGGAAGTTGGTTTGTACGTCATTCTCCGTCCGGGTCCGTATATTTGTGCCGAATGGGATTTTGGCGGATTTCCCGCTTGGCTGTTAAAGGATGAAAACATAAGGCTCAGATGCAATTCGGAGCCTTATATGACGCATGTGCGTGATTATCTTAATAAATATTGCGATTTAATACATGATTCATTATATTCACGCGGTGGAAACGTAATAGCGCTGCAGATCGAAAATGAATATGGCAGCTTTGGAAATGATAAGTCATATCTTGCCGCATTAAAGGAATTATACTTAAAAAATGGAATTGACACATTCTTTTTCACCTCTGACGGTCCTGTCAGGCTGTCGTTCCAGGGTGGAAGCCTTCCGGAGGTTTACGAAACGGCAAACTTCGGAAGCAACGCAAAGGCCGCCTTTGACGAATTGAAGCGTTTCAGACCGGATGATCCGCCTATGTGTACTGAATTTTGGGACGGATGGTTTGATCACTGGGCGATTGATGCTCCGCATCATACACGCGATACGGAATCGTTCGGAAAAGAAGTCGCCGATATGCTGGATGCAAATGCGTCCTTTAATTTCTATATGTTTCACGGCGGGACAAACTTCGGGTTTATGAACGGTGCGAACTATGACGGTAAATATATGCCGACTGTAACAAGCTATGATTATGACAGCATAATAAGCGAATGGGGAGGATATACTGAAAAATATACAAAGCTTTGTTCACTGATGAAAGAAAGAACAAAAGTGAAGCTTCCCGAACGACCTGCTGAACATAAAAGACGTGCTTACGGAGAAATAATTCTCGACCGCGCCAAACCATTTTTATCATGTTTTAAAGATATTTCAGGATTTCATCATTCCTCTTTTCCGGATTCAATGGAAAAATATGATCAGAACACAGGCTATATAGTATACGAAAAACGCCTTTGCGGGCCGCACACGGGCGGAGAACTGAGCTTTGGTGACATAAGAGACAGAGCGTATATTTTTGCGGACGGAAAGCTTTTAAAAACCATATACCGCAACGACGAGGAGCAAAACAAGCATTTGAAGCTTCCTGAAATACCTGAGAGCGGATTATTGATAACGATTGTGACAGAGAATATGGGACGCGTAAATTACGGCTCGGGTATATATGACAGAAAGGGAATTATTGGTGGTATTAAGCTTGACTACCAATATCAGTTTGAATGGGATGTGTATACATGCCCGATGACCGATATTCCCGATGACGGGTATATTCCGTCATCCGAGCTTAGTGCGGATATGCTTCCCGCGTTTATGAAAGGGACTCTTTTTTTGAATGACGCTCCGGACGGGCACACATTTATTAAAACAGAGGGCTTTAAGAAGGGAATTGTTTTCGTAAACGGTTTTAATTTAGGAAGATACTTTGATGTTGGACCTACTAAAACGCTCTTTTTACCGGAAGCTCTTTTGAAAAAAGGAGAAAATGATATAGTTGTGTTCGAGCAGGAAGGTATTGGAAATGCGAAGAGATCTTCCCAGGGATATCCAATATGTGAAAGCGTTGACACACCTCGTCTGTAA
- a CDS encoding fumarylacetoacetate hydrolase family protein — protein sequence MRIVRFEYNDGKKKTVLYGKIVGDKISVCEYLNKEKSCDTDFLRFTETGEILPISDQTDNIVILSPSMPSKIVAVGKCYKEHIAEIGGEVPETPVIFLKPPSSVNHHLGNIRIPNGFGRIDYEGELAFIISQKASSVKASDAHNYILGYTCFNDVTARDIQKIDGQWTRAKGFDTFAPFGPWIETEVDPMCLNIRTVRNGKTVQKANTSDMRWNVYEQLEFITSCMTLMPGDVVTTGTPSGIGEIKAGDIIEVEIEGIGILKNFVTIK from the coding sequence ATGCGTATTGTACGTTTTGAGTATAATGACGGAAAAAAGAAAACGGTTTTATACGGTAAAATCGTTGGAGATAAAATCTCTGTGTGCGAATATTTAAATAAAGAAAAAAGCTGTGATACGGATTTTCTTAGGTTTACCGAAACAGGTGAAATTCTGCCAATATCAGATCAAACGGACAATATAGTAATCCTTTCTCCTTCAATGCCGTCAAAGATCGTCGCTGTCGGCAAATGTTATAAAGAACACATTGCTGAGATCGGAGGAGAAGTGCCTGAGACACCGGTCATTTTTCTGAAGCCTCCAAGCTCTGTAAACCATCATTTAGGCAATATCAGGATCCCGAATGGTTTTGGAAGAATCGATTATGAGGGTGAGCTGGCGTTTATTATATCGCAAAAAGCAAGCAGCGTTAAAGCATCTGACGCACATAACTATATATTGGGCTATACCTGCTTTAACGATGTGACAGCACGTGACATTCAAAAAATTGATGGTCAATGGACACGCGCAAAAGGATTTGATACCTTTGCTCCCTTCGGTCCATGGATTGAAACTGAAGTTGATCCTATGTGCTTGAATATCAGAACGGTTCGTAACGGAAAGACAGTTCAGAAGGCAAATACATCAGATATGCGTTGGAATGTATATGAACAGCTTGAATTCATTACGTCATGTATGACTCTAATGCCTGGCGATGTTGTCACCACAGGAACACCCAGCGGAATCGGAGAGATAAAAGCCGGTGATATAATAGAAGTTGAAATTGAAGGTATAGGTATTCTGAAAAACTTCGTAACAATTAAATGA
- the yihA gene encoding ribosome biogenesis GTP-binding protein YihA/YsxC has translation MNKNNVSLTISAGFSEQLIRDGLYQIAFSGRSNVGKSSLINKLLNRKNFARVSGMPGKTITINYYNIDGKIYFVDLPGYGYAQRSNEEQLKWSNLVEAYFEENDKLKAVIQLIDIKVGATKDDINMFTWMNYHDIPYIVAATKSDKLTKAILKINLDELRNSDIIRPGTKVIPFSSLTGEGSGNVWSEILNNL, from the coding sequence ATGAATAAAAACAATGTATCTCTGACAATTTCCGCCGGATTTTCCGAGCAGCTGATAAGAGACGGATTATATCAAATTGCTTTTTCGGGACGTTCAAATGTAGGCAAAAGTTCATTGATTAATAAACTATTGAACAGAAAAAACTTTGCACGCGTAAGCGGAATGCCGGGGAAAACGATTACAATTAATTATTACAATATAGACGGAAAGATATATTTTGTGGATCTTCCCGGATATGGATATGCACAGCGCAGCAACGAAGAACAGCTTAAGTGGTCTAATCTGGTTGAAGCTTATTTCGAAGAAAACGACAAGCTTAAAGCCGTTATACAGTTGATAGATATAAAAGTCGGAGCGACAAAAGATGATATCAATATGTTTACATGGATGAATTACCATGACATACCATATATTGTTGCGGCCACAAAATCTGATAAACTAACAAAAGCAATTCTAAAAATCAATCTAGACGAGCTTCGAAACAGTGATATCATCCGTCCGGGCACGAAAGTGATACCATTTTCTTCTCTTACAGGAGAGGGAAGCGGGAATGTATGGTCTGAAATCCTGAATAACTTATAA
- a CDS encoding ATP-dependent DNA helicase yields the protein MKTRKSISDELSVCKCTVNISVGELVCFLLRSGDIGGRGIYTSDRLKEGKDVHSRFESDMISENENYRAEVRLESKFVLADNCIEFVVSGIADGISLNNGEYTVDEIKSVKGTAENVPYNPLHLAQAKCYAFMLCVSRKLSRCNIRLCYVPVNSGEIVYRESVNEFTELNEFFNTLIKAYLPFALIAAKRYINPELNNKTIKFPYDKYRDGQKELIREIYKAGKNKYKLFASAPTGIGKTISALYPAIKLLLAGKTDKIFYLTPRSSIRAAAMDALNALQNGKPLLKSITLASKHDLCPFDECTPELCEKAAGHYSRINEALLNLLNQNTHISEKDIGFFADKYKVCPFELALDASEYCDIVICDYNYIFDPFVSIKRYALNTDNYFLLIDEAHNLPDRVRECWSARLDESDISSFYKAISNKFKQEAEITSDLLNYFKIAAKAVKEENKLFSFELEDEPVIYAYKLSELLLKRLITLNPEDDTLPYPYEKIKDLYFKYKRFCFIADIAKTVRNLDSKSSNRLISSYIRTYMTLYDTDGSLKIYLIDPSERISSIVLQWGNAVFFSATLLPSEYYFNVLGGNDFDNFIDLPSPYARENRLIADIEIETTYSARNSTVVDLCRYINAAVNVKHGNYLVFMPSFDYLENAVSVYKRLFSYDKIIVQKRHMPNSERESFVSSFRQIALGNISMVGFAVLGGIFSEGIDLIGDALYGAIIVGVGLVPPNKEKESQVLLYDERGETGKRLAYDLPGLNRVFQAAGRVIRSEDDRGFILLCDSRYRQQDYIEAFPDDWDDIKHIADIDDLKDALNEFWE from the coding sequence ATGAAAACCAGAAAATCTATTTCAGATGAATTATCTGTATGTAAATGTACTGTCAATATTTCAGTGGGAGAGCTTGTCTGCTTCTTGCTTCGCTCTGGAGATATTGGCGGTCGCGGAATTTATACATCTGACAGGCTCAAAGAAGGAAAGGACGTTCATTCTCGTTTTGAATCGGATATGATATCTGAAAACGAGAATTACAGAGCTGAGGTTCGTCTTGAATCAAAGTTTGTCCTGGCTGATAACTGTATCGAATTTGTTGTGTCCGGAATTGCCGACGGCATTTCATTGAACAATGGCGAATACACCGTAGATGAAATTAAAAGCGTTAAAGGTACCGCAGAAAATGTTCCGTATAACCCGCTTCACCTTGCCCAGGCAAAATGTTATGCCTTCATGCTTTGCGTTTCCAGAAAGCTATCAAGATGTAATATCAGGCTTTGTTATGTGCCGGTCAACAGCGGTGAAATAGTATACAGAGAAAGCGTTAATGAATTTACTGAGCTGAACGAATTCTTTAATACGCTGATCAAAGCTTACCTTCCTTTTGCATTGATAGCTGCAAAGCGATATATAAATCCTGAACTGAATAATAAGACAATTAAATTTCCGTATGATAAATACCGCGACGGACAAAAAGAGCTTATACGTGAAATATATAAAGCGGGTAAAAATAAATACAAGTTGTTTGCGTCTGCTCCTACCGGTATAGGGAAGACAATTTCTGCTCTGTATCCGGCAATTAAATTACTTCTGGCCGGAAAAACAGATAAAATATTTTATTTAACACCAAGAAGCAGTATAAGGGCCGCCGCAATGGATGCGCTTAATGCGCTCCAAAACGGAAAGCCTTTATTAAAATCAATTACCCTTGCGTCAAAGCATGATCTCTGCCCGTTTGATGAATGCACTCCTGAGCTATGCGAAAAGGCAGCAGGTCATTACTCACGGATAAATGAAGCATTACTTAATCTGCTGAATCAAAACACACATATCAGCGAAAAAGATATAGGCTTTTTTGCTGATAAATATAAAGTATGTCCTTTTGAGCTTGCGCTTGACGCCTCTGAATATTGCGATATCGTCATCTGCGACTACAATTATATTTTTGATCCATTTGTTTCAATAAAGCGATACGCGTTGAATACTGATAATTATTTCCTTCTTATAGACGAGGCGCATAACCTTCCTGACAGAGTAAGAGAATGTTGGTCCGCGAGACTTGACGAATCAGATATTTCGTCATTTTATAAAGCAATATCAAACAAATTTAAGCAGGAAGCGGAAATTACTTCGGATTTACTTAATTATTTTAAAATTGCCGCAAAAGCTGTAAAGGAAGAAAACAAATTATTTTCATTTGAGCTTGAAGATGAACCAGTGATATACGCATATAAGCTCTCTGAGCTTTTGTTGAAACGGTTGATAACGTTGAATCCAGAAGATGACACATTGCCGTATCCGTATGAAAAGATAAAAGATCTTTATTTCAAATATAAAAGGTTTTGTTTTATAGCCGATATAGCGAAAACAGTTCGGAATCTTGATAGCAAAAGCTCAAACAGATTAATATCATCCTATATCAGAACCTATATGACGCTTTATGATACGGACGGATCATTAAAAATATATCTTATCGATCCATCGGAACGGATTTCAAGCATTGTGCTGCAATGGGGAAATGCTGTGTTTTTTTCTGCGACTCTGCTGCCGAGCGAATATTATTTCAACGTACTGGGCGGAAATGATTTTGACAATTTTATTGATTTGCCATCGCCATATGCACGTGAAAACCGATTGATTGCAGACATAGAAATAGAAACTACATATTCGGCAAGAAATTCGACTGTTGTTGATCTTTGTAGATATATAAACGCGGCAGTTAATGTGAAGCATGGAAATTATCTTGTTTTTATGCCGTCTTTTGATTACCTTGAAAATGCGGTATCGGTTTACAAAAGACTTTTTTCATATGATAAAATTATAGTACAAAAAAGGCATATGCCGAATTCTGAAAGAGAATCGTTTGTATCAAGCTTTCGTCAGATTGCTTTAGGCAATATTTCAATGGTCGGTTTTGCTGTTTTAGGCGGAATATTTTCTGAAGGAATAGACCTGATTGGAGATGCTCTTTACGGTGCCATAATTGTAGGAGTTGGATTGGTGCCTCCGAATAAAGAAAAGGAATCTCAGGTATTACTATATGACGAAAGAGGAGAAACAGGGAAAAGACTCGCATATGATCTGCCGGGATTAAACCGTGTCTTTCAGGCTGCCGGCAGAGTTATCAGAAGCGAAGATGACAGAGGATTCATATTACTTTGCGATTCAAGATACAGACAGCAGGACTATATAGAAGCTTTTCCTGACGATTGGGATGATATAAAACATATTGCCGATATTGATGATTTAAAAGATGCATTAAACGAGTTTTGGGAATAA